The following proteins are co-located in the Dehalococcoides mccartyi 195 genome:
- the hisB gene encoding imidazoleglycerol-phosphate dehydratase HisB: MTKRTASIKRQTTETTISLSLNLDGSGQAEMCTGVRLFDHMLSQLAKHGLFDINVSANGDDIHHLVEDVALTLGKAFNEALGERKGIVRMADATVPMDDSLATVALDLSGRGYAVVDLPFSKNDLTGFPTDLVRHFLETFAIEGRLNLHARILYGSNDHHKAEALFKALARALDKATSLDPRREGIAPSTKGMLEN; encoded by the coding sequence ATGACCAAGAGAACAGCATCTATAAAAAGACAGACCACCGAAACCACCATAAGCCTTAGCCTGAATCTGGATGGCAGCGGTCAGGCTGAAATGTGCACCGGGGTCAGGCTGTTTGACCATATGCTCTCTCAGCTGGCCAAGCACGGTTTATTTGACATAAATGTTTCCGCTAACGGGGATGATATTCATCATCTGGTGGAAGATGTGGCGCTTACGCTGGGTAAAGCCTTTAACGAGGCCTTGGGGGAACGCAAGGGGATAGTACGGATGGCTGATGCCACTGTACCTATGGATGATTCCTTGGCGACAGTGGCCTTGGACCTGAGCGGCAGGGGATATGCGGTGGTGGACTTGCCCTTTTCCAAAAATGACCTTACCGGTTTTCCCACCGACCTGGTCAGACATTTTCTGGAGACCTTTGCCATTGAGGGGCGGCTTAATTTGCATGCCCGTATTTTATATGGGTCAAATGACCACCATAAGGCCGAAGCCCTTTTCAAAGCGCTGGCGCGGGCACTGGACAAAGCTACCAGTTTAGACCCCAGACGTGAGGGCATTGCCCCCAGCACCAAAGGCATGCTGGAAAACTGA
- a CDS encoding L-threonylcarbamoyladenylate synthase — MTPNLFDAGMESQIDQAVSILKRGGVVVFPTDTVYAVGALASNTQAVRRVFDIKGRANTKGLPALIGDISQINQVAKVFPPLASKLAKEYWPGGLTLVLPKTDNIPLELTGGNETVAIRIPNQPAVIEMLKRVGEPVTGTSANLSGCKSSLNAAEAEKQLGDRVDFILDGGQVSGGVESTIIAVNPDGLKIIRQGAIKESDILETAAKNGFSA, encoded by the coding sequence ATGACACCAAATTTGTTTGATGCCGGTATGGAAAGCCAGATAGACCAGGCAGTCAGCATACTTAAGCGGGGCGGGGTAGTGGTATTTCCCACCGATACAGTTTATGCAGTGGGGGCTTTAGCCAGCAATACCCAGGCAGTGAGGCGCGTATTTGACATAAAAGGCCGCGCCAATACTAAGGGTTTGCCGGCTTTAATAGGGGATATCTCCCAAATAAATCAGGTGGCCAAAGTTTTTCCGCCGCTGGCCAGCAAGCTGGCTAAAGAATACTGGCCGGGAGGGCTTACCCTGGTGCTGCCCAAGACAGATAATATACCCCTTGAGCTGACCGGCGGAAATGAAACTGTAGCCATAAGGATACCAAACCAGCCGGCGGTAATTGAGATGCTGAAACGGGTTGGTGAACCGGTAACCGGCACCAGCGCCAATCTCAGCGGGTGCAAAAGCTCACTTAATGCCGCTGAGGCCGAAAAACAGCTGGGTGACCGGGTGGATTTTATCCTTGACGGCGGGCAGGTGAGCGGAGGGGTGGAATCTACCATAATAGCGGTAAACCCTGACGGTTTGAAGATTATCCGCCAGGGGGCCATAAAAGAATCAGATATACTTGAAACGGCCGCCAAAAACGGCTTTTCAGCTTGA
- the purE gene encoding 5-(carboxyamino)imidazole ribonucleotide mutase: MPLVSIVMGSKSDAEVMKPTEEILEKMGISFETLVMSAHRTPEKVQEFCLGASARGVELVIAAAGGAAHLPGVIASWLTLPVIGVPVASGELKGVDALYSIVQMPAGIPVATVAIGAAGAKNAAYLAAEILGLKYQNIRQAYESYRRELKGENK, encoded by the coding sequence ATGCCGCTAGTAAGTATTGTAATGGGCTCTAAATCTGATGCCGAGGTTATGAAACCTACTGAGGAAATACTGGAGAAAATGGGCATTTCTTTTGAGACGCTGGTTATGTCTGCTCACCGTACTCCCGAAAAAGTGCAGGAGTTTTGTCTGGGTGCGTCCGCACGGGGGGTTGAACTGGTTATAGCTGCCGCTGGGGGGGCAGCCCATTTGCCGGGAGTAATTGCCAGCTGGCTGACACTGCCGGTTATAGGCGTACCGGTGGCTTCAGGTGAACTCAAAGGGGTTGATGCCCTTTATTCCATAGTCCAGATGCCCGCCGGTATACCGGTAGCAACCGTAGCTATCGGAGCGGCCGGTGCCAAGAATGCGGCTTATCTGGCGGCTGAAATACTGGGTTTAAAATATCAAAATATCCGTCAGGCTTATGAAAGCTACCGTCGGGAACTAAAAGGTGAGAACAAATGA
- the hisC gene encoding histidinol-phosphate transaminase, with protein sequence MTYDMKKYIRTDLEGFAGYSACKAPELVKTKNRIIKLDANENLYGAAPTVQKAMSTFDQYHIYPDATQFEIRRLLAEYTGVNMEQIICGAGSDQLIDLLLRLFINPGDEVINCPPTFAMYKFYTDLNRGTVVNVPRDAGYDVNIGGIKNALTPKTKLIFIAAPNNPTGTAISKEDIRQILDLGVPTVIDEAYYEFTGQTMVTDMPSYPNLMILRTFSKWAGLAGLRVGYGLFPPVIADYLSRIKDPYSVNIAADAAVRQTMLQREYMLETVKKIVDERKRLYTELSKFSWLKPYPSAANFILCKLLKGKAKDVQQALESQGILVRCFDAPMMENCLRFSVGKPEDTDALLKALGEMGE encoded by the coding sequence ATGACATATGATATGAAAAAATACATACGGACAGATTTAGAAGGGTTTGCCGGCTATTCTGCCTGCAAAGCACCGGAACTGGTAAAGACAAAAAACCGGATAATCAAGCTGGATGCCAATGAAAACCTGTACGGGGCTGCGCCAACTGTCCAAAAGGCTATGTCAACCTTTGACCAGTACCATATCTATCCTGACGCCACCCAATTTGAAATCCGCCGTTTGCTGGCGGAATATACAGGCGTAAATATGGAGCAGATTATCTGCGGGGCGGGCTCTGACCAACTGATAGACTTGCTGCTGCGGCTGTTTATAAACCCCGGAGATGAGGTTATTAACTGCCCGCCTACTTTCGCCATGTATAAGTTTTATACTGATTTGAACCGCGGAACCGTGGTCAATGTGCCGCGTGATGCCGGTTATGATGTAAATATCGGCGGCATTAAAAATGCACTTACCCCAAAAACCAAGCTTATATTCATAGCCGCCCCCAATAACCCCACCGGCACAGCCATAAGCAAAGAAGATATCCGGCAGATACTGGATTTGGGCGTACCCACTGTAATTGACGAAGCTTATTACGAATTTACCGGGCAGACTATGGTGACGGATATGCCCAGTTACCCGAACCTGATGATACTGCGCACCTTTTCTAAGTGGGCAGGGCTGGCTGGTCTGCGGGTGGGTTACGGGCTTTTCCCGCCGGTAATTGCAGATTACCTTTCACGTATCAAAGACCCGTATTCGGTTAATATTGCGGCTGATGCAGCCGTCCGCCAGACTATGCTTCAGCGCGAATATATGCTGGAAACTGTAAAAAAGATTGTGGATGAACGTAAACGGTTATATACTGAACTAAGTAAATTTAGCTGGCTGAAACCATATCCGTCTGCGGCTAACTTTATTTTGTGCAAGCTGCTTAAAGGCAAGGCTAAAGATGTTCAGCAGGCACTGGAGTCACAGGGCATTTTGGTAAGATGCTTTGATGCCCCAATGATGGAAAACTGCCTGCGGTTTTCAGTGGGCAAGCCCGAAGATACAGACGCACTGTTAAAAGCGCTTGGGGAAATGGGGGAATAA
- a CDS encoding phosphoribosylaminoimidazolesuccinocarboxamide synthase has product MTDNKVLMETALPLPSFIKGKVRDTYLLGDKLLIIASDRISAFDVILPGGIPGKGRVLNRISSFWFEKTARIIPNHVIELVEDVSCLDKYLPPEERFRYPEYLSGRSMVVKRVKRVSVECVVRGYIAGSAWSEYKKTGTVNGMPMPKGLLQSQELPEPIFTPTTKGEGEHDHPMTIAELEAMVGKELADKLAEKSLALYKLGREYARQRGIIIADTKFEFGLDGSELILIDEALTPDSSRFWDEKTYRVGEAQDSYDKQPVRDYLEAIGWDKEPPGPVLPDEVIKSTTRRYEYAYERITGIKLV; this is encoded by the coding sequence ATGACTGATAACAAAGTACTCATGGAAACCGCCCTGCCGCTGCCTTCTTTTATTAAGGGTAAGGTGCGGGATACTTATCTGCTGGGTGATAAACTGCTTATCATTGCCAGTGACCGTATTTCAGCTTTTGATGTAATATTGCCTGGCGGTATACCCGGCAAAGGGCGGGTGCTTAACCGTATCTCCTCATTCTGGTTTGAAAAAACCGCCCGCATAATACCCAATCATGTTATAGAGCTGGTTGAAGATGTAAGCTGTCTGGATAAATATTTGCCCCCGGAAGAACGCTTTCGTTACCCAGAATATTTGAGCGGCAGAAGCATGGTGGTCAAAAGGGTAAAGCGGGTTTCGGTGGAATGTGTGGTACGGGGTTACATTGCCGGCTCAGCCTGGAGTGAATATAAAAAGACGGGTACGGTAAATGGTATGCCCATGCCCAAAGGTCTTTTACAAAGCCAGGAGCTGCCCGAACCTATATTTACTCCTACTACCAAAGGTGAGGGCGAACATGACCATCCTATGACCATTGCCGAACTGGAAGCTATGGTTGGCAAAGAGCTGGCTGATAAACTGGCTGAAAAAAGCTTGGCACTTTATAAACTTGGGCGGGAATATGCCCGCCAAAGGGGTATTATTATAGCTGACACCAAGTTTGAGTTTGGTCTGGACGGCTCAGAGCTTATCCTTATTGACGAAGCCCTTACCCCGGATTCCAGCCGTTTCTGGGATGAAAAGACTTATAGAGTAGGCGAAGCCCAGGATAGCTATGACAAACAGCCCGTGAGAGATTATCTGGAAGCTATCGGCTGGGATAAAGAGCCTCCAGGCCCGGTATTGCCGGATGAGGTTATCAAATCAACTACCCGCCGGTATGAATACGCGTATGAAAGAATAACCGGTATCAAACTGGTCTAG
- the hisD gene encoding histidinol dehydrogenase → MEIIRGFAPAEKRLSRRDKAGFFLDETQRAELAKRLGVDPEKAVNGIIDDIRKQGDKAVLEYTLKFDRAAISKLEVSPAEIKQAAGEIPAELFEALKLAATQVRAYHHFQKEAVWKAAEIMQGKQLIRPLERVGLYVPGGKAFYPSTVLMTAIPAKEAGVDEIILVTPPGADGKIPAPTLAAAYIAGVDKVFACGGAQAVAALAFGTKSIPKVDKICGPGNIFVTLAKKAVFGVVDIDGLQGPSEVLILADQYANAEYCASDILAQAEHDVLASPIMVTTSAELAKRVNDIVETKAGSCARKDIIRQSLRDNGLIAVVDNMDEAIKLANMYATEHLCLLVKDSEQYLSRINHAGCIFYGEKASVVMGDYVAGPSHALPTSGTARFSSPLNILDFVKYIDIVNVSKEEVTKLGKAAVTIARAEGLECHAEAALKRME, encoded by the coding sequence ATGGAAATAATCCGCGGGTTTGCCCCAGCAGAAAAAAGGCTCTCCCGCCGGGATAAAGCCGGGTTCTTTCTGGACGAAACCCAGAGGGCCGAACTTGCCAAACGGCTGGGGGTTGACCCCGAAAAGGCTGTAAACGGCATAATTGACGATATACGCAAACAGGGTGACAAAGCTGTTTTAGAGTATACCCTGAAGTTTGACCGTGCCGCTATTTCAAAACTTGAGGTAAGCCCAGCCGAAATAAAGCAGGCCGCTGGTGAAATACCTGCCGAACTATTTGAAGCACTGAAACTTGCCGCCACTCAGGTGCGGGCTTATCACCACTTTCAGAAAGAGGCTGTCTGGAAAGCAGCTGAAATTATGCAGGGCAAACAGCTTATCCGCCCGCTGGAAAGGGTAGGCTTGTATGTACCCGGCGGCAAAGCTTTTTACCCGTCAACTGTGTTGATGACTGCTATTCCGGCCAAGGAAGCCGGGGTAGATGAAATAATACTGGTGACTCCGCCGGGAGCAGACGGAAAAATACCTGCGCCCACTCTGGCTGCCGCTTATATAGCCGGAGTAGACAAGGTGTTTGCCTGCGGCGGTGCTCAGGCGGTGGCAGCGCTTGCTTTCGGCACCAAATCTATTCCCAAAGTAGACAAGATATGCGGGCCGGGTAATATATTTGTTACACTTGCCAAAAAAGCCGTATTCGGGGTAGTGGATATTGACGGGCTTCAGGGCCCTAGCGAGGTATTGATACTGGCTGACCAGTATGCAAATGCCGAATACTGTGCCTCGGACATACTGGCCCAGGCCGAACATGACGTACTGGCTTCGCCTATTATGGTGACTACATCTGCGGAACTGGCAAAACGGGTGAATGATATTGTGGAGACAAAAGCTGGTAGCTGTGCCCGAAAGGATATTATCCGGCAGTCTTTAAGGGACAACGGGCTGATTGCGGTTGTGGATAATATGGATGAGGCCATTAAGCTGGCCAATATGTATGCCACCGAACATTTATGCCTGCTGGTAAAGGATTCAGAACAGTATTTATCCCGTATAAATCATGCTGGCTGTATCTTCTACGGGGAAAAAGCCAGTGTGGTAATGGGGGATTATGTAGCCGGGCCAAGCCATGCTTTGCCCACCTCCGGTACTGCCCGTTTCAGTTCCCCGCTTAATATACTGGATTTTGTAAAATATATAGATATTGTAAACGTGAGCAAAGAGGAAGTGACAAAGCTGGGGAAAGCCGCTGTCACTATTGCCAGAGCCGAAGGGCTGGAATGCCATGCCGAAGCCGCCTTAAAGCGGATGGAATAA
- the purB gene encoding adenylosuccinate lyase, with protein MIERYSRPQMKKVWSDESKFGYWLDIEIAVCEAWAKIGVISREDITKIKLARLNFKRMEELLKETHHDMTAFLGSVAESLGDESRFIHMGMTSSDVMDTALSLQLVEASKILNSGIKELINALAAKAMEYKYTVQVGRTHGVHAEPISFGLKLALWMEEMKRNRQRLADATKAITVGKMSGAVGTYATLSPEIEEIACKKLGLSPASISNQVIQRDRHAQYMTTLAIIAGSLEKFATEIRALQKTECHEAEEPFEKGQTGSSAMPHKKNPELCERICGIARIIRGYSVTAMENQPLWHERDISHSSTERVIMPDGCLLLDYALHIFTNVIKGLNVFPEQMEKNLNLTGGLVYSQRVMLALINKGLSRQQAYKMVQRNAMRTWQGEDNFMNLLKADTEVMEHLSSAEVDELFDYKFYLRYIDDIFRRVGLTNSQWKKGGDASSDEGLAPRAI; from the coding sequence ATGATAGAGCGATACAGCCGCCCTCAAATGAAAAAAGTCTGGTCAGACGAAAGCAAATTCGGTTACTGGCTGGATATTGAAATTGCAGTCTGCGAAGCCTGGGCTAAAATTGGCGTGATTTCCCGTGAGGATATTACCAAAATCAAGCTGGCGCGTTTGAATTTCAAACGTATGGAAGAACTACTAAAAGAAACCCACCACGATATGACTGCCTTTCTGGGCTCGGTGGCCGAAAGCTTGGGTGATGAATCCCGCTTTATCCATATGGGCATGACTTCTTCAGACGTTATGGACACCGCCCTCAGCCTTCAGCTGGTCGAAGCCTCCAAGATACTTAACAGCGGCATTAAAGAGCTGATAAATGCCCTGGCTGCCAAAGCTATGGAGTATAAATATACTGTTCAGGTAGGGCGTACCCACGGCGTGCACGCCGAACCCATTTCATTCGGGCTGAAACTGGCACTCTGGATGGAAGAAATGAAGCGTAACCGCCAGCGCCTTGCGGACGCCACCAAAGCTATTACGGTGGGCAAAATGTCAGGTGCGGTAGGCACATATGCTACTTTATCACCCGAAATTGAAGAAATAGCCTGTAAAAAACTGGGGCTTTCCCCGGCTTCCATTTCCAATCAGGTAATCCAGCGTGACCGTCATGCTCAGTACATGACTACTCTGGCCATTATCGCCGGTTCGCTGGAGAAATTTGCTACCGAAATACGGGCTCTTCAGAAGACTGAATGCCACGAGGCTGAAGAACCATTTGAAAAAGGGCAAACCGGTTCGTCAGCTATGCCTCATAAGAAAAATCCTGAGCTTTGCGAACGAATTTGCGGTATTGCCCGTATAATACGCGGTTATTCCGTTACCGCCATGGAAAATCAGCCCTTGTGGCATGAGCGGGATATCAGCCACTCCTCTACCGAACGGGTAATAATGCCTGACGGCTGTCTGCTGCTGGATTACGCTTTGCACATTTTTACCAATGTTATAAAGGGTCTAAATGTTTTCCCTGAACAGATGGAAAAGAATCTTAACCTTACCGGCGGTCTGGTTTATTCACAGAGAGTTATGCTTGCCCTGATAAACAAGGGGCTTTCACGCCAGCAGGCATACAAGATGGTGCAGCGGAATGCTATGCGCACCTGGCAAGGCGAAGATAATTTTATGAACCTGCTCAAGGCGGATACCGAGGTTATGGAACACCTTTCTTCTGCCGAAGTTGACGAATTATTTGACTACAAATTTTATCTGCGCTACATAGATGATATATTCAGACGGGTAGGGCTGACTAATTCCCAGTGGAAGAAAGGCGGGGATGCCTCCTCTGACGAAGGACTGGCCCCCAGAGCTATATAA
- the guaA gene encoding glutamine-hydrolyzing GMP synthase, with amino-acid sequence MEIAKEKSGAKPEFIDNEDESLRESIVIFDFGSQYSLLIARRIREMHVYCELVSHDTPWEKIAHLNPRGFILSGGPSSVYEAGAPLAPAYIFESKLPVLGICYGMQAITHQLGGVVEHSEKREYGHALLHSSVANSDLLSDMPEPSPVWMSHGDRIEKMPAGFTALAYTENCPVAVMGNEADIYGLQFHPEVVHSPNGKIILKNFVFNICKCHANWTMGNYIQESIHNIREQVGDGQVICALSGGVDSAVVASLIHKAIGDQLTCIYVNNGLLRREEADRTLHVFKNHMGMKIIYVDAVDRFLDSLSGVTDPEQKRKVIGSEFIKVFEDEACKLGKIDFLAQGTLYPDVIESVSSVSKASAKIKSHHNVGGLPAHMKLKLIEPLRYLFKDEVRLLGKELGLPDEMIWRQPFPGPGLAIRIIGEVTREKLEILRAADWIVMSEIKKAKMYHQVWQSFAILTDVKSVGVMGDFRTYGYLVAIRAVTSEDAMTADWAKLPYDLLSVISNRIVNEVKEVNRVVYDISSKPPSTIEWE; translated from the coding sequence TTGGAAATTGCCAAGGAAAAGTCCGGCGCCAAACCGGAGTTTATTGATAACGAAGATGAAAGCCTGCGTGAATCAATAGTAATCTTTGATTTCGGTTCTCAATACAGCTTACTTATTGCCCGCCGTATACGTGAGATGCATGTTTATTGCGAGCTGGTTTCGCACGATACCCCTTGGGAGAAAATAGCCCACTTAAATCCCCGCGGGTTTATTCTTTCCGGCGGGCCTTCCAGTGTCTACGAAGCAGGAGCGCCTTTGGCCCCTGCTTATATATTTGAAAGTAAATTGCCGGTTTTGGGTATTTGCTACGGTATGCAGGCTATCACCCACCAGCTTGGGGGGGTAGTTGAGCACAGTGAAAAACGCGAATACGGCCATGCCTTACTCCACTCAAGCGTGGCAAATTCCGACCTCCTGTCGGATATGCCCGAACCCTCTCCCGTTTGGATGAGCCACGGAGACCGTATTGAGAAAATGCCGGCCGGGTTTACGGCGCTGGCTTACACTGAAAACTGCCCGGTGGCGGTTATGGGTAACGAAGCGGACATTTACGGTTTGCAGTTTCACCCCGAAGTTGTCCATTCCCCTAACGGCAAAATCATTCTTAAAAACTTTGTTTTCAATATTTGTAAATGTCATGCCAACTGGACTATGGGCAACTATATTCAGGAAAGCATTCATAATATACGCGAACAGGTCGGAGACGGTCAGGTTATCTGTGCCCTTTCCGGCGGGGTTGATTCGGCGGTAGTGGCTTCTCTTATCCACAAGGCCATTGGTGACCAGCTGACCTGCATATATGTAAATAACGGTCTTCTCCGGCGTGAGGAGGCTGACCGCACCCTGCATGTTTTCAAAAACCATATGGGTATGAAAATAATATATGTAGATGCGGTTGACCGTTTCCTTGATAGCCTTAGCGGAGTTACCGACCCCGAACAGAAACGCAAGGTTATCGGCAGTGAATTTATTAAAGTATTTGAAGATGAAGCCTGTAAGCTTGGCAAGATTGATTTTCTGGCTCAGGGGACACTTTACCCTGACGTCATAGAAAGCGTTTCTTCCGTATCTAAAGCTTCCGCCAAAATAAAAAGCCATCATAACGTGGGCGGCCTGCCTGCCCATATGAAGTTAAAACTTATAGAGCCTTTGCGCTATCTCTTTAAAGATGAAGTGCGGCTGCTGGGCAAAGAGCTGGGTTTGCCGGACGAAATGATTTGGCGTCAGCCCTTCCCCGGCCCCGGTCTGGCAATACGCATTATCGGTGAAGTTACCCGTGAAAAGCTGGAAATCCTCCGCGCGGCGGACTGGATTGTAATGAGCGAAATTAAAAAAGCCAAAATGTATCACCAGGTATGGCAAAGCTTTGCCATATTGACTGATGTTAAGTCTGTGGGTGTTATGGGTGATTTCCGCACCTACGGTTATCTGGTTGCAATCAGGGCTGTCACCAGCGAAGACGCCATGACGGCGGACTGGGCTAAACTGCCTTATGATTTGCTTTCAGTTATATCCAACCGGATTGTTAACGAGGTTAAAGAAGTGAACAGGGTGGTTTATGATATAAGCTCCAAACCGCCTTCCACTATTGAATGGGAGTAA
- the purD gene encoding phosphoribosylamine--glycine ligase, producing the protein MKVLVIGNGAREHAIVWKLSQSPKVTKIYVAPGNAGTSLIAENVAISCTNIKGLLAFAKDNSIDITFVGPEAPLAGGVVDVFASAGLRIFGPCREAAQLESSKVFTKELLLSNKIPTAYSRSFSSYEKACSYLNRLEMPVVIKADGLAGGKGVTVAQTYEQAMAALSDIMEAKIFGEAGENVVIEECMVGREMSFFAVTDGKTVAPLSAACDYKRIYDGDKGANTGGMGSYTPPVFFTPELKDEIMSRILLPVIKALAERGITYKGVLYAGLMMTAEGPKVMEFNARFGDPETQVLMPLLKTDLLEIVEATLEGRLDKLSIEMEDSCAVGVVLASGGYPAEYRKRLPISGLSDMPSDILVFHAGTVVSEEDEIVTNGGRVLCLVSKGQSIEAARENVYRNIGKVSFEDCQYRRDIALFNGRELCR; encoded by the coding sequence CTGAAAGTTCTGGTTATTGGAAATGGGGCAAGAGAGCATGCTATTGTCTGGAAGCTCTCTCAGAGCCCGAAAGTTACTAAAATTTACGTTGCCCCGGGTAATGCCGGTACAAGCCTTATAGCTGAAAATGTGGCTATAAGCTGTACAAATATCAAAGGTTTGCTGGCCTTCGCCAAAGATAACTCCATTGATATCACTTTTGTAGGGCCTGAAGCACCGCTGGCAGGCGGAGTGGTAGATGTCTTTGCATCTGCCGGTCTGCGCATATTCGGACCCTGCCGTGAGGCAGCCCAGCTGGAATCAAGCAAGGTTTTTACCAAAGAACTGCTTCTTTCAAATAAAATCCCCACCGCTTACAGCCGCAGTTTTTCCAGTTATGAAAAAGCTTGTTCATATTTGAACCGGCTTGAAATGCCGGTGGTAATCAAGGCAGACGGTCTGGCAGGCGGCAAAGGGGTTACCGTTGCCCAAACCTATGAGCAGGCTATGGCGGCCTTATCAGATATTATGGAAGCCAAAATATTCGGCGAAGCCGGCGAAAACGTAGTTATAGAAGAGTGCATGGTGGGGCGTGAGATGAGCTTTTTTGCGGTTACTGACGGCAAAACGGTTGCTCCTTTAAGTGCCGCCTGTGATTATAAACGGATTTATGACGGGGATAAGGGTGCTAATACCGGCGGTATGGGCAGTTATACCCCCCCCGTGTTTTTTACACCTGAGCTTAAGGACGAGATAATGTCCCGTATTCTGCTCCCGGTTATCAAAGCCCTGGCTGAACGCGGTATTACCTATAAAGGTGTTTTATATGCGGGGCTGATGATGACAGCCGAAGGGCCAAAGGTCATGGAGTTTAATGCCCGGTTTGGAGACCCCGAAACACAGGTTTTGATGCCCCTGCTTAAAACAGACTTGCTTGAAATAGTGGAGGCAACCCTGGAGGGGCGGCTTGATAAACTTAGTATTGAAATGGAAGACTCCTGCGCCGTGGGAGTAGTCTTGGCTTCAGGCGGTTACCCGGCTGAATACCGCAAGAGATTGCCCATAAGCGGCCTTTCAGATATGCCTTCGGATATACTGGTCTTTCATGCCGGCACTGTTGTTTCTGAAGAGGATGAGATAGTTACCAATGGCGGGAGGGTACTCTGTCTGGTCAGCAAAGGCCAAAGCATAGAGGCTGCCCGGGAAAATGTATATAGGAACATAGGCAAGGTATCTTTTGAAGATTGCCAGTACCGCCGGGACATAGCCTTGTTTAACGGGAGGGAACTATGCCGCTAG